The Priestia aryabhattai genomic interval GAACCTACCGCTATTGCTTTATTAATAGCATCTGAGCCTTTACCGCTACCTGTTCCATATGGCATTGAAGGAAGGCCAATAGAAACCTGTGTAGCTCCATTTGAAGCATATAGATTCATATATTTGAAAACCCGATCTACATACCATCCTGCCTGGTTGTACGCGAACACTGCTTTTCTCATCCCTGCTACGGTTCCATCTGATGCTCCACTGGCTGATAGATAATTTGCTGTAGAATAGATAGCATCCGTAACATTCCACGGATCGGCCCGCCCGTCTCCATCCGCGTCTACACCAAATCCGCCCCACCGTTTTATAGCCAATGGGTCTTCTAAAACGTTTTTAGGTATAGAAGCATTCCCTAAACGAGTTCCCCCAGGATATGACCAACCTACCCAAGTTTTCGGCATGAACTGTGTATGTCCAAGTGCGCCCACCGAAGATACATTTAAATCCGCTCCAAAATGAGTTTCGACACGATGAATCGCGCAAAGCAATTCCCATTTGACGTTATATTTTTGAGCCGCTGCTTGATAGATTTTTATGTACTCAGCAGGTATCTCCCTCTCTCCAATAGGTGTAATGACTCCT includes:
- a CDS encoding C40 family peptidase, producing the protein MQLETQKKIGAGILLRLLFIGGIPLLLTILLICVATFAAIMAVFIHEQEQEQQNYIQQGVITPIGEREIPAEYIKIYQAAAQKYNVKWELLCAIHRVETHFGADLNVSSVGALGHTQFMPKTWVGWSYPGGTRLGNASIPKNVLEDPLAIKRWGGFGVDADGDGRADPWNVTDAIYSTANYLSASGASDGTVAGMRKAVFAYNQAGWYVDRVFKYMNLYASNGATQVSIGLPSMPYGTGSGKGSDAINKAIAVGSTLVGKSPYNFGGGRTAADIARKSFDCSSFVRWAFEQGGVNLGRVDSTTTDTLVKLGKPVNPSQMRAGDLVFFDTYKKNGHVGIVMQDGRILHDGSSKGVWINDMNHFRKVFSGVVRRVVE